TACAACTAGCGTTTACCATGGTTACGGACATTTAACTTCTGATGATCTGCTTTATACTAAGTATTATCTGAACTATAACTTGTTCGCTAATCCGAACTTGTATCTGAATGTAACTGCTACTAAGAGCTTTGCTCCGACTGAAGGTCAGGCTACTACTTATGAGTTGACTGAAGCTAAGAATGTATTTGACGTTAATGGTACTGCTATTGATGTTCCTTTCGGTTACGGTGCTCAAATCGGTTTACCGCAGTTGATCAGAACCGGTTATGTATTGAAAGTTAGCGATAAAAACTTGATCGATAACGATAAGGTTTATGTATATCTGGTTGAACCGAAGGGTAAGACTCCTTACTACAAGGCTATGACGAAAGAGGAAGCTGCTGCTGCTACGGATGAAAATCCGAAACTGGCTGTATTCTATCTGAAGGCTGACCAGCGCATGCATAGCGATCTTGACACTCGTGCTTATGTATTGATTGACATTAACAATGGTACAACTTTGGATGTTAATAACGGTTGGATGCAGGCTAACTGCGAAGATGCTCCGGGTGATATGACTTACCTGCGTCTTGACAACATGGCTCAGGAAAGAGCTACAGCATTCTCTATCAATATTGATCCTCGTCCATTATATATGGATCTGGGTGAAATCGGTAAGAACATCAACATCTTCCGTGGAAGAGGTACTGGCGCTGAATATCTGTTCGAAGATACTAACAACCAGAGCAACGCTCCGCAAGTTGTTAAGGGTTTCGGTTACCTGGGTATGACTGCTGAAAAGATCAAACCGATCGGTGAAGGTAAAACAACTGCTTTGTATGCTGATTATGTGGTAAGTTCTACAGACCGTATGCCTCAGTATCTGTTTGTTGTGCGTCCGGATTCAGTGAAAGACGGCAAATGGTGTAACACTCACGGTTACAACCCGAACTGCGAACATGAAATTGATTACAACGGTTACCTGGCAGGTAGCTTCCTGATCAATCTGACTGACTCTATCGAAGGCGGTACTAACATGTTGAACAATCCTGACGTTTACAAATGGCAGTCTTACACTCGCCTTGGATTCGTAGAAGGTGTTCACCAGGTAGATGGCGAAAATGAATATCTGTATATCCTGAAGAACGGTCTGAAGTTGGCTGATCTGAAGAATAAAGACGGTGTTCTTGATCCTCGTGATCTGTACGATGCCAGCAAGTTCGAAAAGAAAGAACTGACAGGCTTACACAAAAACTATGCATTCTCTCTGCGTTACACAGACGACGATCATAAAGATTTCTTACTGGAATCTAACAAGGCAGGTGTATCACACGTAGCATCATTCAAGGGTGCATGGGTGAAAATCCACAACGGAGTTCCTGTATTGGCTGAATACGAAGTTGATAACGGTAACCACCAGGATGATGACGATAAGATGAAAGAACTTATCAACCAGGCTCAGATCTTCAACCTGGAAGATACTGAAGATTTCGCAACATCTAACGAAGGTGTTTCTACATCAACAGTTAGCGTAATCGCTGGTGAAGGTGTTATCACTATCACAAATGCTGCTGGTAAGAAAGTTTCTGTAAGCAACATCCTTGGTCAGACAGTAGCTACTCAGACTATTTCTTCTGACAACGTAACAATCTCTGCTCCTGCAGGTATCGTGGTTGTTTCTGTTGACGGTGAAGAAGCTGTAAAAGCTATCGTTAAATAAGTAGGACAATTCCTGGTAAACCGTTAGGTTGACAGGTTACATACAACAAAGCCCCGCTGGTTATCCGGCGGGGCTTTTTGCGTATCAGAGGACAGAATCGGAATATTGTACAACTCAATCGGAATAATATGACTTGCCGGAATTGCAGAAGATTGCTTCTTCCAAACGGACGGAGGTTGTAGTACAGAGCCAGTGTACGAAATAGCAAGTCCTCTGTACGCCTTTAGAGTCTTTCCGTTTCCCGGCTTCTGAACTATTGAAAGGAGGCTCTCTGACTCTTGAAATGTCCTCGGAACCTAATTATTCGTGGGGAGTTGAATAAATACCGGAGAAATAATCGTGGTATCCTTTCAAATGAAAGGGTATCACGATAAAATATTCTCGAAAAATAATTGCCGGATATTTTGTTTTATAAAAAAAAACACTACCTTTGCACCGCAATCACGAGAGATTGCTTACCTGAAAATGATGAATTGCCCAGGTGGCGGAATTGGTAGACGCGCACGTTTCAGGTGCGTGTGTCGCGAGGCGTGCAGGTTCGAGTCCTGTTCTGGGCACTTCCGAAAGCGGACAACTGATAAAGTTGCCCGCTTTTTTTATGTCCGTATTTTTTTATATATTTGAGCCAAAATGGAGAGGATGCAGCAATATACGGAAGATGAAATAGTAGAACAACTGCGGGATCCGGCTCGGCAAAGGGATGCTTTTGCCAGTGTCGTGAGCCTTTACGGGGAAAAGTTGTATTGGCAGATACGAAAGATGGTATTGAGCCATGACGATGCAAACGATCTTTTGCAGAATACTTTTCTGAAAGCCTGGACGAATATCGACTATTTCCGGGGTGAAGCGAAGTTATCTACCTGGCTGTATAAAATTGCCATCAACGAGTGTCTTACCTTTCTGAACCGTCAGCGGAATATAAATAATGTATCGATTGACGATACTGATGTCTTTTTGCTGGAACGTCTGAAAGGGGACGAGTATTTTGACGGTGATGAAGCCCAGTTGAAGTTGCAGAAAGCAATTCTCACCTTGCCGGAGAAACAACGTTTGGTGTTTACCATGAAATACTTTGACGAGATGAAGTATGAAGATATGTCGGATGTTCTTGGAACCTCTGTCGGAGCCTTGAAGGCTTCTTATCATCATGCAGTCAAAAAAGTCGAGGAGTTTTTAACTAAAGACATTTAAACCTTTTGGCTCGAAGCTCGTCAAAGGTGTATTAAAACGGAAGAGTATGGAAAAAGAACAAAACAATCTGGATCGTTTTAAAGGAAAGAATCCTTTTAGTGTGCCTGATGGGTACATGAAGGATCTCACGGCTAATATTATGAGCCAGCTGCCGGAGAAGCCGCATGTGGAGGCAAAGAAAGTCTCTATGACGGACCGTGTCCGTCCGTGGTTGTATATGGCTGCAGTATTTGCCGGGCTGGGATTGTTCTTTAAAGCAATAGTCGGTTTCGACGGTGAAAAGAGCCAGTCTGATACGCTGTTGGTGCAGTCGACAGATGCATCGGAAACTAAAGCTGCTATATTGGAAGCGGAAAATGAAGAATATCTGGAATATCTGGAAGCCCAGTATACAGATTATCTTTTAGCAGAAGAATTGGGCAATTACGAATAAATTGACGAAAAAAAGAAGTTATTAGCATATTTTTGTAATAATAATTGTATGAGCAAAATATTTTTTATTACATTTGTGGCGATTTCAGTTTTATTCTCTTCGAGAGTGTTGGCACAGGGAGATAAACAACATCGACATTTTGACAAAGAGGCCTTTCAGGCAAAAAGAAATGCCTTTATTACAGCTGAAGTAGGTTTGACACCGGAAGAAGCTGAAGCTTTCATTCCTTTATGTAATGAATTGCAAGAAAAGATGTTTGAGGTTGGTCGTGAATGCCGTAAACTGTCAAAGGAACTAAAGCACATGAAATCTCCGACAGAAAACGATTATTCAAAAGTAAATGATGAATGTATCGGAGTGAAAATGAAGGAGGCTGCTTTAGAGAAAGAATATTACGAAAAATTTAAAAAGATACTATCGCCTGAGAAACTTTATAAATACCGGCGTGCTGAATACAAATTTGCACGGAATTTTATGAAAGGTCCGGACGATAAGAAAGAAGAAAACAAGAAAAAATAAAATATTATCATTATTTGTGTTTTTTGTTTAGATTTAGTTTTGGCGTTTAAGTTAAGGGAGGGGTGGCGACGTGATGTCGGTTCCCCTTTTGTTTTTTATAGGCCTTTCAATTTGGCTTCATTCCATATCTTATCCATTTCTTCCAAAGACATTTCTTTCAGTGAACGGCCTTCTTTAATGGTATGATCTTCCAGGTAATTGAAACGGCGGATAAATTTTTGGTTCGTACGTTCAAGTGCATTGTCCGGATTGATCTTGTAGAGACGGGCGGCATTGATCAGGCTGAAGAACAGGTCTCCGAATTCGCCTTCCATCTTGTCTGCATCCATTTTGTCGATCTCCTCTTTCAGTTCGGTAAACTCCTCATGTACTTTATCCCATACCTGGTCACGTTGTTCCCAGTCGAAACCGACATTGCGGGCTTTATCCTGGATACGGTGGGCTTTGACGACAGAGGGGAGAGAAGAAGGAACACCTTCCAGAACGGTTTTGTTTCCGCCTTTTTCTTTTAATTTTATCTGTTCCCAGCTCTGCTCTACTTTCTGGGCAGTGTCGGCAGAAGCGTCGCCGAATACGTGCGGGTGGCGGAAAATCAGTTTCTGGCAAAGACTGTCGCATACATCTTTGATGTCGAAAGCTTCTTTCTCTTCACCGATCTTTGCATAGAAAACGATATGAAGAAGCAGGTCTCCCAATTCTTTCTTGATGTTGTAATTGTCATTCTTCATGATTGCGTCGCACAATTCGTAGGTTTCCTCGATTGTGTTGGTACGCAGGCTCTCGTTTGTCTGTTTTCTGTCCCAGGGACATTTCACCCGGAGTTCATCCAGGATGTCGAGCAGTTGCCCGAAAGCTTCCATTTTTTCTTCTCTTGTTGCCATTGTAATAATATGCCAAAATGTTAATGCCAATGTGTTAATATGCCAATGTGCCAATTAAATACTCCTGTACTATGGACAGGGGTTCTTTATTGGCACATTGGCATATTGGCAAATTGATTAATTATTTATTTTGCTCTTTGAACGCTTTCAATCCGTTTTCAAGGAATTGTATATATTTTGATACGTCTTCGTTGAATGCATATGACGGACCGAGCGGTTTGCCTTCGTCATTCAGCAGAATGTAGAAAGGTTGTGCATTGGCTCCGAACTTGCTTCTCTGAAGATAACTCCATTTGTCACCGATTGTTTTCAGTTTACGCACTTTGCCGTGTTCTTCGATTTCGATCGGTTGAGGCAGTTTGGTCTTGTCGTCTACCATCAGAGTAATCAGGACGTAATCCTTTTCAAGCAATTGTTTTACTTTCGGATCGGTCCATACGGATGCTTCCATCTTACGGCAGTTAACACAACCGAAGCCGGAGAAGTCGATCATGACTGGTTTATTCACCCGTTTGGCATAAGCCATACCGCTTTCATAATCATCATAAGGGGCATGTACCTCGTCGTTATACAGGCTGAAATCCTGTGTATACAAAGGTGGAGCGAAAGCGCTGATTGATTTCAGAGGTGCACCCCAAAGTCCCGGAACCATGTAAATGGCGAAACCGAACGAGATGATCGCCATGAAAAGACGCGGTACGGATACATACTTAACATCGCTGTCATGGCTGAATTTGATCTTTCCTAGCAAGTAAAGTCCTAACAGGAAGAATATCACGATCCACAGAACGATAAATACTTCGCGGTCTAGCAGACGCCAGCCGTAAGCCAGGTCGGCAACAGAAAGGAACTTCAGTGCCAGTGCCAGCTCCAGGAAGCCTAATACTACTTTTACCGAGTTCAGCCATCCGCCGGATTTAGGCATACTTTGCAGCATATTCGGGAAGATAGCGAACAAACTGAACGGAATGGAAAGTGCCAGGGCAAACCCGAACATTCCGATAGCCGGGCCGACTGCCGTACCCATGGATGCCGCCTGTACCAGCAGTGTACCGATGATCGGACCTGTGCAGGAGAATGATACCAGTACCAGCGTAAACGACATGAAGAAGATACTTAATA
This is a stretch of genomic DNA from Parabacteroides chongii. It encodes these proteins:
- a CDS encoding RNA polymerase sigma factor, whose translation is MQQYTEDEIVEQLRDPARQRDAFASVVSLYGEKLYWQIRKMVLSHDDANDLLQNTFLKAWTNIDYFRGEAKLSTWLYKIAINECLTFLNRQRNINNVSIDDTDVFLLERLKGDEYFDGDEAQLKLQKAILTLPEKQRLVFTMKYFDEMKYEDMSDVLGTSVGALKASYHHAVKKVEEFLTKDI
- the mazG gene encoding nucleoside triphosphate pyrophosphohydrolase, with amino-acid sequence MATREEKMEAFGQLLDILDELRVKCPWDRKQTNESLRTNTIEETYELCDAIMKNDNYNIKKELGDLLLHIVFYAKIGEEKEAFDIKDVCDSLCQKLIFRHPHVFGDASADTAQKVEQSWEQIKLKEKGGNKTVLEGVPSSLPSVVKAHRIQDKARNVGFDWEQRDQVWDKVHEEFTELKEEIDKMDADKMEGEFGDLFFSLINAARLYKINPDNALERTNQKFIRRFNYLEDHTIKEGRSLKEMSLEEMDKIWNEAKLKGL